A window of the Gemmatimonas sp. genome harbors these coding sequences:
- a CDS encoding SusC/RagA family TonB-linked outer membrane protein: protein MSRFMRWLSQVPIAVALLLMPVVAQAQGPAVITGTVKSEFGDPIENANVYIVELAISVGTNAAGRFTMTIPGDRVRGQALQLRARAIGYKADAKPITLKAGPQSFDYTLAKDINRLQEVVTTGVTAGTEQKKLAFSVAQVSEKDMPVPGSNPLSQLQGKVAGANIVSASGRPGTAPAILLRGPQSINATGRGQDPLYIIDGVVSQGGLQDINPQDIENIEVVKGAAASSLYGSRAGNGVIQITTRSGKNQSEGVKFRANVEYGLSDIEREYEYPSTHFMLMDETASRFCVAVSGAADCSRTVDIYQEAYRINNDGNEFSLPAATFSNDGGIARNPGALLSRTLFQVNEFPKVYNPIGQFVTNGQVINSTLDATGRVGRTNFFTSVNQLRQEGSVKLLPGYTRNSIRMNIDQQLGGNVNFSLRSNYSNALDYNNGAGWFALTRMPAFVNLFATDSKDRLYIRSNPNAQGLGNLNPAYNAQNFQPLNRIDRFVGNATARWTPLSWLDGEFNFGYDARNNFQESQQDRGYRTAALSATNLGQNRRSANRSYSLNASGNVSARKSWFDENLSSRLTLRYLYETQNDIGQSTGGNNIAVPGLRDPDATIQEFFTSGFNETVRQLGFFTNLDLDYKGRYIVGALVRRDAASLFGAANRWQTYGRASFAWRLSDEPWFNVNQISDLKFRYSIGQAGNRPNFTAQYETFTIGAGGALNPNQLGNKNLRPEVSTEKEMGMDLELFSKYGLTVTHSNNVINDQLLQPPPPAAAGFASQWTNAGQLTNNTLEVSLNVPLVASRHVDYSVRFNYDRTTSVISRLDIPEYFQTADGFQGSETMFKIVQGGNMGQIYGRKFVKECGQLPADFQARCGSGLDFQRNSDGFVVYVGQGNTLADGITKNLWMTRLPAADAPWKGGTTADALNWGFPILERDANGTVPVLPVGNAIPAFRWSAAQNFRYKRVTAYGLLDATVGKDVWNRARQWSLGDFMHRDADQAGKSVADARPIGYYFRAVSTGGIGGLYDVLAPNNNTTEDASFVKIRELSVGYRVGPIAGIGNWNVALIGRNVFTFTKYQGFDPEVGVGGGSLGSGVLNAIDSASFPNLRTFTFSLSTSF from the coding sequence ATGTCGAGATTTATGCGGTGGCTGTCGCAGGTCCCTATCGCCGTTGCCCTGTTGCTGATGCCCGTCGTGGCGCAGGCACAGGGTCCGGCCGTTATCACTGGAACCGTGAAGAGCGAGTTCGGTGATCCCATTGAAAACGCCAACGTCTACATCGTTGAACTCGCCATCTCGGTGGGTACCAACGCGGCGGGTCGCTTCACCATGACGATCCCGGGCGATCGCGTGCGAGGGCAGGCGTTGCAGCTTCGTGCCCGCGCGATTGGCTACAAGGCTGATGCGAAGCCCATCACCTTGAAGGCGGGCCCGCAGTCGTTTGACTACACGCTGGCGAAGGATATCAATCGCCTGCAGGAAGTCGTCACCACCGGTGTGACCGCCGGGACGGAGCAGAAGAAGCTGGCCTTCTCCGTCGCGCAGGTCAGCGAAAAGGACATGCCGGTGCCGGGTTCCAACCCGCTCTCGCAGCTGCAGGGTAAGGTGGCCGGCGCCAACATCGTGTCGGCCTCGGGCCGCCCGGGCACGGCGCCGGCGATCCTGTTGCGCGGCCCCCAGTCGATCAACGCGACGGGTCGCGGTCAGGACCCGCTGTACATCATCGACGGCGTGGTCTCGCAGGGTGGCCTGCAGGACATCAATCCGCAGGACATCGAGAACATCGAAGTCGTGAAGGGTGCTGCCGCTTCCTCGCTCTACGGCTCACGCGCCGGCAACGGTGTCATCCAGATTACGACGCGCTCGGGTAAGAATCAGAGCGAAGGCGTGAAGTTCCGCGCCAATGTCGAATACGGGTTGTCGGATATCGAGCGCGAGTACGAGTATCCCAGCACGCACTTCATGCTGATGGACGAAACGGCCTCCCGTTTTTGTGTCGCCGTGTCCGGTGCGGCCGACTGCTCACGCACGGTGGACATCTACCAAGAAGCGTACCGCATCAACAACGACGGTAACGAATTCTCCTTGCCGGCCGCCACGTTCAGTAATGACGGTGGCATTGCCCGGAATCCGGGCGCCTTGCTGTCGCGCACGCTGTTCCAGGTGAACGAATTCCCGAAGGTCTACAACCCGATCGGACAGTTCGTCACCAACGGACAGGTCATCAATTCGACGCTCGATGCCACGGGTCGCGTGGGGCGCACCAACTTCTTCACTTCCGTCAATCAGTTGCGACAGGAAGGCTCGGTGAAGCTGCTGCCGGGATACACGCGTAACTCTATACGCATGAACATCGACCAGCAGTTGGGTGGCAATGTGAACTTCTCGTTGCGCTCCAACTACTCCAACGCCCTCGACTACAACAACGGTGCTGGCTGGTTCGCGCTTACGCGCATGCCCGCCTTCGTCAATCTGTTCGCGACCGACTCGAAAGACCGGTTGTACATCCGCTCGAACCCGAATGCGCAGGGCCTTGGGAATCTCAATCCGGCGTACAACGCCCAGAATTTCCAGCCGCTCAACCGCATCGATCGGTTCGTGGGCAACGCCACGGCGCGGTGGACCCCGCTGAGCTGGCTCGATGGCGAGTTCAACTTCGGCTACGATGCGCGTAACAACTTCCAGGAGTCGCAGCAGGATCGCGGCTACCGCACGGCGGCGCTGAGTGCTACCAACCTCGGTCAGAATCGCCGGAGTGCCAATCGGTCGTATTCGCTCAACGCCTCCGGCAATGTGTCGGCGCGCAAAAGCTGGTTCGACGAAAACCTGTCGTCGCGCCTCACGTTGCGGTACCTGTACGAAACGCAGAACGATATCGGCCAGTCCACGGGCGGCAACAACATCGCCGTGCCGGGCTTGCGTGACCCTGACGCCACGATTCAGGAGTTCTTCACCTCCGGATTCAACGAAACGGTTCGTCAGTTGGGTTTCTTCACCAACCTCGACCTCGACTACAAGGGTCGTTACATCGTAGGCGCCCTGGTGCGTCGTGACGCCGCCTCACTGTTTGGCGCGGCAAACCGATGGCAGACCTACGGTCGCGCCTCGTTCGCCTGGCGCCTGTCTGATGAGCCCTGGTTCAACGTGAACCAGATCTCCGATCTCAAGTTCCGGTATTCGATTGGGCAGGCGGGTAACCGCCCGAACTTTACGGCGCAATACGAAACCTTCACCATTGGTGCCGGTGGCGCGCTCAACCCGAATCAGTTGGGCAACAAGAACCTGCGGCCCGAGGTCTCCACGGAAAAGGAGATGGGAATGGACCTCGAGCTGTTCAGCAAGTACGGGCTCACGGTCACCCACTCCAATAACGTCATCAACGACCAGCTGCTGCAGCCGCCGCCTCCCGCCGCGGCCGGCTTTGCCAGCCAGTGGACGAACGCGGGCCAGCTCACCAACAATACGCTCGAAGTCTCGCTGAACGTGCCGCTCGTGGCTTCGCGTCACGTGGATTACTCCGTGCGCTTCAACTACGATCGTACCACGTCGGTGATCTCTCGACTGGACATCCCGGAGTACTTCCAGACGGCCGATGGCTTCCAAGGCTCCGAGACGATGTTCAAGATCGTGCAGGGCGGAAACATGGGGCAGATCTACGGCCGCAAGTTCGTCAAGGAATGCGGTCAGCTCCCCGCCGACTTCCAGGCGCGGTGCGGCTCGGGCCTCGACTTCCAGCGCAACTCGGACGGTTTCGTCGTCTACGTGGGACAGGGGAACACGCTCGCCGACGGCATCACGAAGAATTTGTGGATGACGCGCTTGCCGGCAGCTGACGCCCCGTGGAAGGGTGGCACGACCGCAGATGCGCTCAACTGGGGCTTCCCGATCCTCGAGCGCGATGCCAACGGCACCGTGCCCGTGTTGCCGGTCGGCAACGCGATTCCGGCCTTCCGGTGGTCAGCAGCGCAGAACTTCCGCTACAAGCGCGTCACCGCGTACGGCCTTCTCGATGCAACCGTGGGCAAGGACGTCTGGAATCGCGCGCGCCAGTGGTCGCTTGGCGACTTCATGCACCGGGATGCCGACCAGGCTGGGAAGTCCGTGGCCGACGCGAGGCCTATCGGCTACTACTTCCGGGCGGTGTCGACCGGTGGTATCGGCGGCTTGTACGACGTGCTCGCACCGAACAACAACACCACCGAAGATGCGAGCTTCGTCAAGATCCGTGAGCTCTCGGTAGGCTACCGGGTTGGTCCGATCGCCGGCATCGGCAATTGGAACGTCGCGTTGATTGGTCGTAACGTCTTCACGTTCACCAAGTATCAGGGCTTTGATCCCGAAGTTGGCGTTGGAGGCGGGTCGCTGGGTTCCGGTGTGTTGAATGCCATCGACTCGGCGAGCTTCCCGAATCTTCGCACCTTTACCTTCTCGCTCAGCACGAGCTTCTGA
- a CDS encoding CitMHS family transporter translates to MLTLLAYGMVVVFMTLIMTKKLSPLTALILVPVAFGIAGGFAPQLGEMMVAGIAKLAPTGVMLMFAILYFAIMLDAGLFEPFVQRLIVLVHGDPMKVVVGTAVLALLVSLDGDGSTTYMITTAAMLPLFRRLGMRPLVLACVTMMASGVMNTLPWGGPTARAASALSIDVSTVFVPMIPAIVAGVCWVLYASYRLGLSERRRLAAMGASSTANTQVLLEELANPDISEDTLHRRPDRLLVNAVLTVALLVALIAAVLPLPVLFMIGFAVALLLNYPTIDEQKALLSRHAGNVLAVVGLIFAAGIFTGILSGTKMVDAMADSVIQLVPPVLGPYLAIVTGVLSIPFTFFISNDAFYFGVLPILAKAGQAYGISAAEMARAALIGQPVHLLSPLVPSTFLLVGLVGVDFDDHQRYTLKWALGSAAVLLLAGLVTLVIPLRG, encoded by the coding sequence CTGCTCACGCTGCTCGCTTACGGCATGGTCGTCGTCTTCATGACGCTGATCATGACCAAGAAACTCTCTCCGCTCACGGCGTTGATTCTGGTGCCGGTCGCGTTCGGCATTGCGGGCGGCTTCGCCCCGCAGCTCGGGGAGATGATGGTCGCCGGCATTGCGAAACTGGCACCCACCGGCGTGATGCTGATGTTCGCGATTCTGTACTTCGCGATCATGCTCGACGCCGGCCTGTTCGAGCCGTTCGTGCAACGCCTGATCGTGCTCGTGCACGGCGACCCGATGAAAGTGGTCGTGGGCACGGCGGTGCTGGCACTGCTTGTGTCACTCGACGGTGATGGCTCGACGACCTACATGATTACGACCGCCGCCATGCTGCCGCTTTTTCGCCGGCTGGGCATGAGGCCCCTTGTGCTGGCCTGCGTGACGATGATGGCGTCCGGTGTCATGAACACGCTGCCGTGGGGTGGACCGACGGCGCGAGCGGCCAGCGCGCTCTCCATCGACGTAAGCACGGTATTCGTGCCGATGATTCCGGCCATCGTCGCCGGCGTCTGCTGGGTGCTCTACGCATCGTATCGGCTCGGTTTGAGCGAGCGCCGTCGCTTAGCCGCGATGGGGGCATCATCGACGGCGAATACACAGGTGTTGCTCGAGGAACTCGCCAATCCCGATATCAGCGAAGACACGCTCCATCGTCGCCCTGATCGCCTGCTTGTCAATGCGGTGCTCACTGTGGCGCTGCTGGTCGCGCTGATCGCGGCGGTGCTGCCGCTGCCGGTGCTGTTCATGATCGGCTTCGCGGTGGCCTTGCTGCTGAACTACCCGACGATCGATGAGCAGAAGGCCTTGCTCTCACGACATGCCGGCAACGTGCTGGCCGTGGTGGGGCTCATTTTCGCCGCCGGCATTTTTACGGGTATTCTGTCGGGTACGAAAATGGTCGACGCGATGGCCGACAGCGTGATCCAGCTGGTTCCACCCGTACTTGGTCCGTATCTCGCGATCGTGACGGGTGTGCTCAGCATTCCCTTCACGTTTTTCATCTCCAACGATGCGTTCTATTTCGGCGTGTTGCCTATTCTCGCGAAAGCGGGGCAGGCGTACGGCATTTCTGCGGCCGAGATGGCGCGGGCCGCATTGATCGGACAGCCGGTGCATCTCCTGAGCCCGCTCGTGCCGTCCACCTTCCTGTTGGTCGGACTCGTCGGCGTCGATTTCGACGATCATCAGCGCTACACGCTCAAGTGGGCGCTCGGCTCCGCCGCCGTGCTGTTGCTGGCGGGGCTGGTGACGCTGGTGATTCCGCTGCGAGGGTAG
- a CDS encoding DUF4397 domain-containing protein, with protein MRLSRFSLLGVAVSAMVGCTEPSDEPTRPNTPPLAFVRYINAVPDTLSTTVRFIDQVAYSPITFANVAFRSVGQGNYQPTEAKARKLRVFTFSADVSAAGNTNILVDTTLTFEAGKYYTLLHLGYARPGSTPKQRLVVINDVLPATPAGIAFRAIHAGLDVGNVDIYATPTTTDVITGTPLLANVALNTVSAYLPRATGAFAARVTAAGSTTAVISAAAPAGTAGSASVDPLAGATIAGSIITAIAFPATPANSAGARFTTPGVVYYVDKQPPRTTPNP; from the coding sequence ATGCGGCTCTCCCGATTTTCCCTTCTTGGCGTGGCAGTATCGGCGATGGTCGGTTGCACTGAGCCCAGCGATGAGCCCACAAGACCGAACACGCCGCCGCTCGCGTTTGTGCGCTACATCAACGCCGTGCCCGACACGCTCAGCACCACCGTGCGCTTCATTGACCAGGTCGCGTACTCGCCGATCACCTTCGCGAACGTGGCGTTCCGGAGCGTTGGTCAGGGCAACTACCAGCCCACCGAAGCAAAGGCACGCAAACTCCGCGTGTTTACGTTCAGTGCTGACGTATCGGCGGCCGGAAATACGAACATCCTCGTAGACACCACCCTCACCTTCGAGGCCGGTAAGTACTACACACTCCTGCACCTCGGCTACGCCCGCCCCGGCTCAACGCCGAAGCAGCGACTCGTGGTGATCAACGACGTGTTGCCGGCCACGCCCGCCGGTATCGCGTTTCGCGCCATTCACGCCGGCCTCGACGTGGGTAACGTCGATATCTACGCCACGCCGACGACCACGGACGTCATCACCGGCACCCCGTTGCTTGCGAACGTGGCACTGAACACGGTGTCGGCATACCTCCCGCGCGCGACGGGTGCCTTCGCGGCTCGCGTCACCGCGGCCGGTTCCACCACGGCGGTCATCAGCGCCGCCGCTCCGGCCGGTACCGCCGGTAGCGCTTCGGTTGACCCGCTTGCTGGCGCCACCATCGCCGGCTCGATCATCACGGCGATTGCCTTCCCGGCAACGCCCGCGAACTCGGCCGGCGCTCGGTTCACCACGCCGGGCGTGGTGTACTACGTGGACAAGCAGCCGCCGCGTACAACGCCCAACCCGTAG
- a CDS encoding autotransporter outer membrane beta-barrel domain-containing protein, producing MMTLRMTVAFTLGAVVAACTVTERADAQASNYPSMQVPTASTRDYTAAVSSGAGTTALFQWREGWQPRRHWQLDAGLTDRKGSDNLALFVGGGIGQELTRARGDQPLDLLFTAGAGAAFGGGYTLVRIPIGVSIGHTFDLEQGMAITPYVHPRASVDIASSGGRNDGSQSEVSLNFDLGVNFQVNSQFAVRAAAAFTGSELAGAQDTFAIGFNWTPAPLSRR from the coding sequence ATGATGACGTTGCGTATGACCGTGGCCTTCACGCTTGGCGCGGTGGTGGCCGCCTGCACCGTGACCGAACGCGCTGACGCGCAGGCGTCGAACTATCCGTCCATGCAGGTGCCCACCGCGTCAACGCGGGACTATACCGCTGCGGTGTCGAGCGGTGCCGGCACCACGGCGCTGTTCCAATGGCGCGAAGGGTGGCAGCCGCGTCGGCATTGGCAACTCGATGCCGGTCTGACCGACCGGAAGGGCAGCGACAACCTGGCGTTATTCGTGGGCGGTGGAATCGGTCAAGAGCTGACGCGAGCGCGCGGTGATCAGCCCCTCGATCTGCTCTTCACGGCGGGCGCGGGCGCGGCGTTCGGTGGTGGCTACACGTTGGTCCGTATCCCGATCGGTGTGAGCATCGGGCACACGTTCGATCTCGAGCAGGGCATGGCCATTACGCCGTATGTCCATCCCCGTGCCTCGGTCGACATCGCCAGCAGCGGTGGTCGCAACGACGGCAGTCAGTCGGAGGTCAGCTTGAACTTCGACCTGGGCGTAAATTTCCAGGTGAACTCGCAGTTTGCCGTGCGGGCGGCGGCGGCGTTCACGGGCTCGGAGCTCGCCGGGGCGCAGGACACGTTCGCCATTGGATTCAACTGGACGCCGGCGCCGCTATCGCGTCGCTGA
- a CDS encoding CocE/NonD family hydrolase — protein sequence MRLLLLAAQFASAPSNLRAQVPAADASRMPPPGWVGSPKQYDALKVSADLMIPTRDGKRMATDVYRPARNGVPVAQPLPVLLNRTPYNKAALAELAMWYAERGYVVALQDTRGRYKSEGTFSKVQPADATDGYDVIEWLAKQPYANGTVGMWGTSFSAHTAAGAAQYNPPSLKSVVLNMGGLANGWDHGVRYRGTYEMGRQLTWAWSQLLADARSPDVKALLTKEKVEDWYNVQPMRRGLNPLSVDSQYEGWYFDFFEHADYDAYWKDPMLAWDEHYAETSDIPMMHVGGWYDIFTAGTFKNFTELRKLKKTPQRIVIGPWTHGGNNRSYAGDVAYGDSAGIVDFLTDFHLRWFDHYLKGVPNRVDKDPAVRVFVMGSGDGRKDANGRLLHGGYWRTSHAWPVTGTRMVPYYFHADGSLQSTKPKALQSKTTYTFDPRHPVPTIGGGASARLKDGAYNQREDPRFPPSAAPWLPLRSRADVVVFQTEPLAEDMTVIGPITVKLFASATTVDADFTAKLVDVYPSSTDWPGGFDLNITDAIVRGRYRATRDHAVMLQPGRVYEFTIDPFPTANVFKKGHRIRVDISSSNFPRFDVNPNTGEPLGKNRRMVTTDISIQHSATYPSHIVLPLAPARP from the coding sequence ATGCGACTTCTTCTGCTTGCTGCGCAGTTCGCAAGCGCCCCGTCAAACCTCCGTGCGCAGGTCCCCGCCGCCGATGCGTCGCGCATGCCGCCACCCGGCTGGGTTGGATCGCCGAAGCAATACGATGCACTCAAGGTCTCGGCCGACCTGATGATCCCCACGCGCGACGGCAAGCGCATGGCGACCGATGTGTATCGACCCGCGCGAAATGGCGTGCCCGTCGCACAGCCGTTACCCGTTCTGCTGAATCGCACGCCGTACAATAAGGCGGCGCTCGCCGAACTGGCCATGTGGTACGCCGAACGCGGCTACGTCGTGGCGTTGCAGGACACGCGCGGTCGCTACAAGTCGGAAGGCACGTTTTCCAAGGTGCAGCCCGCCGACGCGACCGACGGCTACGACGTCATCGAGTGGCTCGCGAAGCAGCCGTACGCCAACGGTACCGTCGGTATGTGGGGCACGTCCTTCTCGGCGCACACGGCCGCTGGCGCCGCGCAGTACAACCCGCCGTCGCTCAAGTCGGTAGTGCTCAACATGGGCGGCCTCGCCAACGGCTGGGACCATGGCGTGCGCTACCGCGGCACGTACGAAATGGGACGTCAGCTGACCTGGGCATGGAGCCAGTTGCTGGCCGACGCGCGCTCGCCCGATGTGAAGGCGTTGCTCACCAAGGAAAAGGTCGAGGACTGGTACAACGTGCAGCCCATGCGGCGCGGGCTCAATCCGCTGTCGGTTGATTCGCAATACGAAGGCTGGTACTTCGACTTCTTCGAGCATGCCGACTACGACGCGTATTGGAAGGATCCGATGCTTGCGTGGGACGAACACTACGCCGAGACCTCAGACATTCCCATGATGCACGTGGGAGGCTGGTACGACATTTTCACGGCCGGCACGTTCAAGAACTTCACCGAACTACGCAAGCTGAAGAAGACGCCGCAGCGCATCGTGATCGGCCCGTGGACGCATGGTGGCAACAACCGCAGCTACGCCGGCGACGTGGCGTACGGTGATAGCGCGGGTATCGTGGATTTCCTCACCGACTTTCATCTGCGCTGGTTCGATCACTACCTCAAGGGCGTGCCGAATAGGGTCGATAAGGATCCGGCCGTTCGCGTGTTTGTCATGGGAAGTGGAGACGGGCGGAAGGATGCCAACGGACGTCTGCTGCACGGCGGATACTGGCGTACGAGTCACGCTTGGCCAGTGACCGGCACCCGCATGGTGCCGTATTACTTCCATGCCGACGGCTCCCTGCAGTCCACGAAACCGAAGGCGCTGCAGTCGAAGACCACCTACACGTTCGATCCGCGCCATCCGGTGCCAACCATCGGCGGGGGCGCCTCGGCGCGTCTCAAAGACGGGGCGTACAATCAGCGCGAGGACCCGCGCTTTCCGCCGTCAGCGGCACCATGGCTCCCGCTGCGTTCGCGCGCCGACGTGGTCGTCTTTCAGACCGAACCGCTCGCCGAGGACATGACGGTGATCGGTCCCATCACCGTAAAGCTCTTCGCGTCTGCCACCACGGTGGATGCCGACTTCACGGCGAAGCTGGTCGATGTGTATCCGTCGAGCACGGACTGGCCGGGCGGTTTTGACCTCAATATCACCGACGCCATCGTGCGCGGTCGGTATCGGGCCACCCGCGATCATGCCGTGATGCTGCAGCCGGGCCGCGTGTACGAGTTCACCATCGATCCGTTTCCCACGGCGAACGTGTTCAAGAAGGGACACCGCATTCGGGTCGACATTTCCAGCAGCAATTTCCCGCGATTCGACGTAAATCCGAATACCGGCGAGCCGCTGGGCAAGAATCGTCGCATGGTCACCACCGACATCTCAATTCAGCATAGCGCGACGTATCCGTCGCATATCGTGCTGCCGCTCGCCCCCGCACGACCGTAA
- a CDS encoding carboxypeptidase regulatory-like domain-containing protein, with protein sequence MTKVSVAVAVFWAMLSLPTATAQAQILRGYAKNAGDERPLDQARVMALLRDGRSIGATVTDANGRFQFRVNSGGKPFSISITRIGMEPTLSEEITLGTSDTIDVNFNVVETGIRTDTVRVKSTPSLNDMRLMEARRRGWRIFPPVEVEKLRERANSFEDLLRSTGYPGFVVPSRRDDCIRSTRYNRCLTIVLDGIPLSGSNPSINPRDVYFFALLGKTEAAVQFGDRTPWGAIVIYTRAKGDR encoded by the coding sequence GTGACGAAAGTCTCGGTCGCGGTCGCTGTGTTTTGGGCGATGCTGTCTCTTCCCACCGCCACCGCGCAGGCGCAGATACTTCGGGGCTATGCCAAGAATGCCGGCGACGAGCGGCCGCTCGATCAGGCTCGCGTGATGGCGCTGCTGCGCGATGGCCGCTCCATTGGTGCCACGGTCACCGACGCCAACGGCCGCTTCCAGTTCCGCGTCAACAGCGGCGGAAAGCCGTTCTCGATCTCGATCACGCGTATCGGTATGGAACCGACGCTATCCGAAGAGATCACGCTGGGGACCAGCGACACGATCGACGTCAACTTCAATGTCGTGGAAACGGGCATCCGCACCGACACGGTGCGGGTGAAGTCCACTCCGTCCTTGAACGACATGCGACTCATGGAGGCGCGCCGACGCGGTTGGCGCATTTTTCCGCCCGTCGAAGTAGAGAAGCTGCGCGAGCGCGCCAATTCCTTCGAAGATCTGCTGCGCTCCACTGGCTATCCAGGCTTCGTCGTGCCCAGTCGTCGCGATGACTGCATCCGCTCCACGCGCTACAATCGCTGCCTCACGATCGTCTTGGATGGAATTCCGCTCAGCGGCAGCAATCCGAGCATCAATCCGCGCGATGTCTACTTCTTCGCCCTACTGGGCAAGACGGAAGCCGCCGTGCAGTTCGGCGATCGCACGCCCTGGGGCGCCATTGTGATTTACACGCGGGCCAAAGGCGACCGGTAG
- a CDS encoding thioredoxin domain-containing protein produces MSRVSSASRLSALLFCLAALTACGRDASKVASAAAEPSGTTPTTASPLLQTTAATRPGAFGDTLADSITIQRADRGRLMGREDAMWVVMISDFQCPYCKQWHDSSMANLKRDYIDGGKIRLAYLHLPLSIHRHAKAQAEASMCAAVQNKFWEYADALFREQRAFQPIDNPTAKLDDIGRELKLDMPGFSRCRTSNAIRMLVENDERQATQARVQSTPSFLVGEFLVQGALPYKDFRKAIDTALAVAKSRRTR; encoded by the coding sequence ATGTCCCGAGTCAGCTCTGCGTCCCGCCTGTCGGCCCTCCTGTTCTGCCTGGCTGCCCTGACGGCCTGCGGACGCGACGCCAGCAAGGTGGCGAGTGCGGCTGCCGAGCCGAGCGGTACGACGCCGACGACCGCGTCGCCATTGCTGCAAACCACGGCGGCCACGCGTCCTGGCGCATTCGGTGACACGCTCGCCGACTCCATCACCATTCAGCGCGCCGATCGCGGCCGTCTGATGGGTCGTGAAGATGCCATGTGGGTGGTGATGATCAGCGACTTCCAGTGCCCGTATTGCAAGCAGTGGCACGACTCGTCGATGGCGAACCTCAAGCGCGACTACATAGACGGCGGCAAGATCCGCCTGGCGTATCTGCATCTGCCGCTCTCGATTCATCGCCACGCGAAGGCACAGGCCGAGGCGTCGATGTGCGCCGCGGTACAGAACAAGTTCTGGGAGTATGCCGACGCACTGTTTCGTGAGCAGCGAGCGTTTCAGCCCATCGACAATCCGACGGCCAAACTCGACGACATCGGCCGCGAGCTGAAGCTCGATATGCCCGGGTTCAGCCGCTGCCGGACATCCAACGCGATCCGCATGCTGGTCGAGAATGACGAGCGACAGGCCACCCAGGCGCGGGTGCAATCCACGCCCTCCTTCCTTGTCGGCGAGTTCCTCGTGCAGGGCGCCTTGCCGTACAAGGATTTCCGCAAAGCGATCGATACGGCGCTGGCGGTGGCGAAGTCGAGGAGGACGCGCTGA
- a CDS encoding glycosyltransferase N-terminal domain-containing protein — protein MTAASRAVRSPSRPLVWMHAPSVGEGLQARPVAHRLRALHPELQLAYTFFSPSAEQFAPSIGADITDYLPFDGRREADAMLDALQPTVLVFVKLDVWPMLVERATMRGIPVALLSATLAARSGRSGTSARLLLRDAYSALSGVGAIDQPNANRLLALGVRPEVLEVTGDTRFDQVWARAEGVDRQRPMLQSLASARATLVAGSTWPADEAVLLRAFSSFVRDGDAATRPRLIIAPHEPTAAHVAPILEWARVAGLSCTLLAQAESDTTAAQSDVIVVDRIGVLGDLYALADVAFVGGGFHPAGLHSVIEPAAFGVPVLFGPGHDMSREAGLLIAAGGARVVGDASETAAALREWLSERPACAVAGAAALALVQRELGATERSVRLVQRLLREQI, from the coding sequence GTGACCGCCGCCAGCCGTGCGGTTCGATCGCCGAGCCGACCACTGGTGTGGATGCACGCTCCGTCGGTGGGCGAGGGGCTCCAGGCGCGCCCGGTGGCGCACCGACTCCGTGCGCTCCACCCTGAGCTGCAACTCGCCTACACGTTCTTCTCGCCCAGCGCCGAGCAATTTGCGCCGTCGATCGGCGCCGACATCACGGACTACCTGCCGTTCGATGGGCGCCGCGAAGCCGACGCCATGCTCGATGCGTTGCAGCCCACGGTGCTGGTTTTCGTAAAGCTCGACGTCTGGCCGATGCTGGTGGAGCGCGCGACGATGCGCGGGATCCCCGTCGCGCTCCTCAGTGCCACGCTGGCGGCCCGATCGGGCCGATCAGGGACGTCGGCCCGCCTCCTGCTCCGCGACGCGTACAGCGCGCTTTCAGGCGTCGGGGCGATCGATCAGCCCAACGCGAACCGACTCCTTGCCCTCGGCGTGCGCCCCGAGGTGCTCGAGGTGACCGGTGACACGCGATTTGATCAGGTGTGGGCCCGCGCCGAGGGGGTGGATCGCCAGCGGCCGATGCTCCAGTCGCTGGCCAGCGCGCGCGCCACGCTGGTTGCCGGCTCCACCTGGCCGGCCGACGAAGCGGTGCTGCTGCGCGCCTTCTCGAGCTTCGTGCGCGACGGCGATGCCGCCACGCGACCGCGCCTGATCATCGCGCCGCACGAGCCGACGGCGGCGCACGTGGCACCGATTCTCGAATGGGCGCGAGTGGCGGGCCTGTCATGCACGCTGCTGGCGCAGGCGGAGTCGGACACGACCGCGGCACAGAGCGATGTGATTGTGGTGGATCGCATCGGTGTGCTGGGCGATCTCTACGCCCTCGCCGATGTCGCCTTCGTGGGGGGCGGCTTTCACCCGGCCGGTTTGCACTCGGTGATCGAACCAGCCGCGTTCGGCGTACCGGTGCTATTCGGACCGGGGCACGACATGAGCCGCGAGGCGGGGCTGCTGATCGCCGCCGGCGGGGCGCGCGTGGTGGGCGATGCGAGCGAGACGGCGGCGGCGTTGCGGGAGTGGCTGTCCGAGCGGCCCGCATGTGCTGTTGCCGGAGCTGCGGCTCTGGCGTTGGTTCAGCGTGAGCTCGGTGCTACGGAGCGGTCCGTGCGTCTGGTGCAGCGGTTGTTGCGGGAGCAGATCTAG